The region CTAGCTTGCTTTCAAACTCATCTACAAATTTACCGACACTTGAGACAAAGCTAGAGTCGATGCATTCAAGCAGATATTTTTTCTCGTTGCCTATAAATTTAGGCTCGTGAAGTGGGACTTTGTCCTTGCCAAAGGTGCTTTTTATAAAGTTCAAAACCTCGTCAAAATCACATTTTCTCATCGAGATATTTTCCTGTTTCTTTATGCATGAAATTTGGTATGAGCTCGAAAACTTCGCGCAAAATCTCCTCTTTGCTCCATGTCAAGCTTGATTTTAAATTTAAGATATTGTTTTTAAAAATTTCTAGCTTTTTGCTGTCAAAATTTGCATCATTTTTGACGATACCAATATTTTGAAGCCTTTGCATATCAAGCCTCTCACCGTCAACAAAAAACTCCTCATAGTCCTTCTCTCCAGTCGTGTCGCTAGGCGTAAAAAGGCAAGGGTAAAAGCCATCTTTTGGAAGCTCTTTTGCAAGCTTTCTGGCCTCCTCCTCATTTTCACATAAAAATGGCTCGTATCCTAAATTAGCCAAGTAGCGCTTGGCTATCTCGCTAAATGTTATAAGGTCTAAATTTTTATCTAGTTTTGGGAAAAATATATCTCTATTTTCACCAAAAATGGTGCTTAAAAGACAAAGCTCGCCGCTCTCTTTTGGTATTAAAAAATAGCGCCTGACGTCATTTGGGGCGACTATGGGCTGAGACTTTTCTATGCGTTTTTGAAAACCAAAAAGAAGTGAGCCATCACTAAATGCCACGTTTGCAAATCTAGCCATCGAAACGTCTATATTTAAGGAGTGTCTAAACGTAAACATCTCCATGATGCGCTTGCTAGCTCCCATTAAATTTACAGGGTTTGCAGCCTTATCGGTGCTAACACAAAAGTATT is a window of Campylobacter concisus DNA encoding:
- a CDS encoding UDP-N-acetylglucosamine 4,6-dehydratase, with amino-acid sequence MDILSLIGRTKNLFEDDINALGKDLKEIVSSSSFLVIGGAGSIGSAVTKEIFIRDPKKLYVVDISENNLVELVRDIRSEFGYINGDFKTFAIDVASAEFDALVSQSGGFDYVLNLSALKHVRSEKDPFTLMRMLETNIFNTDKTLMQAFSMKSKKYFCVSTDKAANPVNLMGASKRIMEMFTFRHSLNIDVSMARFANVAFSDGSLLFGFQKRIEKSQPIVAPNDVRRYFLIPKESGELCLLSTIFGENRDIFFPKLDKNLDLITFSEIAKRYLANLGYEPFLCENEEEARKLAKELPKDGFYPCLFTPSDTTGEKDYEEFFVDGERLDMQRLQNIGIVKNDANFDSKKLEIFKNNILNLKSSLTWSKEEILREVFELIPNFMHKETGKYLDEKM